The stretch of DNA CTTCGGCGGTGACCACTTTGTGACTTTGCCGCTGCTGCGCGCCCACGCTAAGCACTTCGGTAAAATGGCGCTGGTTCACTTCGATGCCCACACCGATACCTACGCGAACGGCTGCGAGTTCGACCACGGCACCATGTTCTACACCGCGCCAAACGAAGGCCTGATCGATCCGAACCACTCAGTGCAGATCGGTATCCGTACCGAGTTCGACAAAGACAACGGCTTCACCGTGCTGGATGCCTGCCAGGTGAATGACCGCGGCGTGGACGACATCATCGCTCAGGTTAAGCAGATCGTCGGTGATATGCCGGTGTACCTGACCTTTGACATCGACTGCCTGGATCCAGCGTTCGCGCCGGGTACCGGTACGCCGGTGATTGGCGGCCTGACGTCTGACCGCGCTATCAAGCTGGTACGTGGCCTGAAAGATCTGAATATCGTGGGGATGGACGTGGTGGAAGTGGCTCCGGCCTACGACCAGTCAGAAATCACCGCGCTGGCCGCGGCGACCCTGGCGCTGGAAATGCTCTACATCCAGGCA from Cedecea neteri encodes:
- the speB gene encoding agmatinase — encoded protein: MSTLGHKYDNSLVSNAFGFLRFPLNFQPYDSDADWVITGVPFDAATSGRAGGRHGPAAIRQVSTNLAWEGNRFPWNFDMRERLNVVDCGDLVYAFGDAREMSENLQAHAERLLAAGKRMLSFGGDHFVTLPLLRAHAKHFGKMALVHFDAHTDTYANGCEFDHGTMFYTAPNEGLIDPNHSVQIGIRTEFDKDNGFTVLDACQVNDRGVDDIIAQVKQIVGDMPVYLTFDIDCLDPAFAPGTGTPVIGGLTSDRAIKLVRGLKDLNIVGMDVVEVAPAYDQSEITALAAATLALEMLYIQAAKKGE